A region of Polynucleobacter sp. JS-Mosq-20-D10 DNA encodes the following proteins:
- the puhB gene encoding photosynthetic complex putative assembly protein PuhB, producing MNQKAHQSAEYEFEAALGLPEPLPQDEVILWQGAPNWISMAKHVFRLQWLSLYFAVIVIWQAISVSSSEGGLAAGWSSVALAFFLAVIGLVLVGLLAYWSATTTMYTLTNRRIVMRVGIVLTVTFNLPYKTLGSADLKLYKDGTGDIPMQIATEDKIAFFHLWPHVRPWRLATPEPMMRCVPNAKVVAAILTEAWMASTGLNKMEVQDIQVLQTGVQTA from the coding sequence GTGAATCAAAAAGCACATCAATCAGCAGAGTATGAGTTTGAGGCAGCCCTAGGGCTGCCAGAACCATTGCCACAAGATGAAGTGATCTTGTGGCAGGGAGCTCCCAATTGGATCTCTATGGCTAAGCATGTATTTCGTTTGCAGTGGCTGAGCTTGTACTTTGCGGTGATTGTGATTTGGCAAGCGATTTCAGTATCCAGTAGTGAGGGTGGCTTGGCTGCGGGTTGGAGTAGCGTAGCGCTTGCCTTCTTCCTGGCCGTAATTGGTCTTGTGTTGGTTGGATTGTTGGCTTACTGGTCCGCAACTACGACCATGTACACCCTAACAAACCGTCGCATCGTGATGAGAGTTGGCATTGTTTTAACAGTGACATTTAATCTTCCCTATAAGACTCTTGGTAGTGCAGATCTCAAGCTATACAAGGATGGAACTGGCGATATTCCGATGCAGATTGCTACCGAGGATAAGATTGCTTTTTTTCATTTATGGCCCCATGTACGTCCATGGCGTTTAGCAACACCAGAGCCCATGATGCGTTGTGTTCCTAATGCGAAGGTAGTTGCAGCAATACTGACAGAAGCCTGGATGGCATCTACTGGACTCAACAAAATGGAAGTGCAAGATATTCAAGTTCTACAAACGGGAGTGCAGACGGCATGA
- the puhA gene encoding photosynthetic reaction center subunit H, which produces MATGAITEYVDVAQLVLYAFWVFFAALVYYLTVESKREGFPLEYDVRGETRRAAGIAGMPAPKTFHTEYWGDVTVPKDEPLEKVAARPSSYLNGAPLVPTGNPMLDGVGPGAFTKRADIPDMTSEGQKRILPGRLLGQFTVAKQDKTPVGMEVMGDDGLIAGTVKELWIDQAEVVIRYFEIETLPEFGGRRVLLPINFTRIHRDYIKVESILANQFALVPGLRSQDQITLLEEEKIMAYFGGGTLYATPERQEPLI; this is translated from the coding sequence ATGGCAACCGGAGCAATTACAGAATATGTAGATGTTGCGCAATTGGTGCTGTATGCATTTTGGGTATTTTTTGCAGCACTTGTGTATTACCTTACTGTCGAAAGTAAGCGTGAAGGTTTTCCACTCGAATACGATGTTCGTGGTGAAACGCGTCGAGCTGCCGGTATAGCGGGTATGCCAGCGCCGAAAACTTTTCATACGGAATATTGGGGTGATGTCACCGTCCCAAAAGATGAGCCCCTTGAAAAGGTAGCCGCTAGACCTTCAAGTTACTTAAATGGCGCCCCTTTAGTCCCAACCGGAAATCCAATGTTAGATGGTGTTGGTCCAGGCGCATTTACTAAGCGTGCAGATATTCCTGATATGACATCAGAAGGTCAAAAGCGCATTCTGCCTGGACGTTTACTCGGTCAATTTACTGTAGCCAAACAAGATAAAACGCCAGTTGGCATGGAGGTCATGGGTGATGATGGACTGATCGCCGGCACCGTGAAAGAGCTCTGGATTGATCAGGCTGAAGTGGTCATTCGCTATTTTGAAATCGAAACTTTGCCAGAGTTTGGCGGTAGAAGAGTATTACTACCGATCAATTTCACTCGAATTCATCGGGACTATATCAAGGTGGAATCGATTCTTGCCAATCAATTTGCTTTGGTGCCAGGCTTAAGGAGTCAAGATCAAATCACCTTATTGGAAGAAGAGAAGATCATGGCTTACTTTGGTGGTGGCACTTTGTATGCAACCCCTGAGCGTCAAGAACCGCTTATTTAA
- a CDS encoding BCD family MFS transporter — MKMFTLTWRGKELFENWKRVSPRFLPFADIATKELPLSRLLRLSLFQVSVGMAMVMLIGTLNRVMIVELQVSAALVSIMVALPLLFAPFRALIGFKSDSHKSFLGWRRVPYIWIGSWLQFGGFAIMPFALILLSGDTTWPTWFAQAATGLAFLLVGAGMQTTQTAGLALASDLAEPEARPRVVALMYMMLLVGMAVSSAIFGYLLIDVTPILLIRVVQGVAATTLLLNVIAVWKQEPRQPHLTAYSIQTPSFKETWATFAKQGKVMRFLVALGLGTAAFSMQDIILEPYGAEVLGLSVSATTVLTSLTSLGALTAFAVAARYLNRSIDPYRLASIGALFGILAFSCVIFSEPLLSPLLFRCGAFLIGFGGGLFSVSTLTAAMSFESGGMNGLVLGAWGAVHATASGIAIAAGGVIRDVISSLATSGLLGDGLISTATGYSFVYHIEFYLLFITLIAIGPLVVMNKQPKINVSQKFGLDELPS; from the coding sequence ATGAAAATGTTTACTCTGACCTGGCGCGGCAAAGAGCTATTTGAAAATTGGAAGCGAGTGAGTCCAAGATTCTTGCCTTTTGCTGATATCGCCACCAAAGAGTTGCCACTTAGCCGCCTCTTGAGGCTATCGCTATTTCAGGTCTCGGTAGGCATGGCAATGGTGATGCTGATTGGCACTCTCAATCGCGTGATGATTGTTGAGTTGCAAGTGAGCGCTGCTTTAGTTTCGATTATGGTTGCCCTACCTTTGCTATTTGCTCCTTTTAGAGCGTTAATTGGGTTTAAGAGTGATAGTCATAAGTCTTTTCTTGGCTGGCGCAGAGTGCCCTATATCTGGATTGGCTCTTGGTTGCAATTTGGTGGCTTTGCCATCATGCCCTTTGCATTAATTCTGCTGTCAGGTGACACCACATGGCCCACTTGGTTTGCACAAGCAGCAACTGGGCTAGCCTTTTTATTGGTGGGTGCTGGCATGCAGACGACCCAAACTGCCGGTCTTGCATTGGCATCAGACCTGGCTGAACCTGAGGCTAGGCCTAGAGTAGTTGCACTCATGTACATGATGTTGTTGGTTGGTATGGCGGTGAGTAGTGCGATCTTTGGTTATTTACTCATTGATGTCACGCCCATTCTGTTGATTCGTGTAGTGCAAGGTGTTGCAGCCACTACTTTGCTGCTCAATGTCATTGCAGTCTGGAAGCAAGAACCTCGCCAACCCCATTTAACGGCTTACTCAATTCAAACTCCAAGTTTTAAAGAGACTTGGGCTACCTTTGCAAAACAAGGCAAAGTGATGCGTTTTTTAGTGGCCTTAGGTTTAGGTACTGCAGCCTTTAGTATGCAAGACATTATCTTGGAGCCATATGGTGCTGAAGTGTTGGGCTTATCTGTCAGCGCAACTACAGTATTGACCAGCCTAACTTCATTAGGGGCTCTCACTGCTTTTGCTGTAGCAGCACGTTACTTAAATCGTTCCATTGATCCCTATCGCCTCGCCTCAATTGGCGCCTTGTTTGGCATTCTGGCATTTAGTTGCGTCATTTTTTCTGAGCCTTTACTTTCGCCTTTGTTATTTCGTTGCGGTGCATTTTTGATTGGCTTTGGAGGCGGCTTATTTTCCGTAAGCACCTTAACTGCTGCAATGAGTTTTGAATCAGGCGGCATGAATGGTTTGGTGCTCGGTGCCTGGGGTGCTGTGCACGCTACCGCATCGGGCATTGCTATTGCAGCTGGCGGGGTAATTCGTGATGTGATTTCTAGTCTAGCGACTAGTGGTTTGCTAGGTGACGGCCTGATTTCTACTGCTACAGGTTATAGCTTTGTGTATCACATTGAGTTTTATTTGCTGTTTATTACTTTGATCGCAATTGGACCTCTAGTTGTTATGAACAAGCAGCCCAAGATCAATGTTTCTCAGAAGTTTGGTTTAGATGAATTGCCAAGTTAA
- the bchM gene encoding magnesium protoporphyrin IX methyltransferase, with protein sequence MQKNSYTQKRSQLEEYFDRTAVDAWAKLTSTAKVSGIRAKVRAGREEMRHLLLSYLPNDLTGHRVLDAGCGTGVLAADLAKRGAHVLAIDLSPTLVDLARERIGNDFGAGSIEFRSGDMLDPALGEFDHVVCMDSMIHYHHLDIADSMAKLADRTRANIAFTFAPNNAALSTLLTLGSLFPRSDRSPFIQPISIDSLTRTFSQHDGLADWAPVSTQKVQRAFYFSQAMRLSKKQAKQNTAR encoded by the coding sequence ATGCAAAAAAACTCCTACACCCAAAAACGTAGCCAACTAGAGGAATACTTTGATCGAACGGCAGTTGATGCTTGGGCGAAGTTAACTTCAACTGCGAAGGTGAGCGGTATTCGTGCCAAAGTCAGAGCGGGCCGTGAAGAGATGCGCCACCTATTGCTCAGTTATTTACCTAACGATTTGACTGGTCATCGAGTATTGGATGCTGGCTGTGGCACTGGCGTGTTGGCAGCCGATTTAGCTAAGCGCGGAGCACATGTCCTGGCGATTGACTTATCACCCACTTTAGTTGATTTGGCTCGCGAGAGAATTGGTAATGATTTTGGAGCGGGCTCTATCGAGTTTCGTTCAGGCGATATGCTTGATCCTGCCCTAGGTGAATTTGATCATGTTGTTTGTATGGACTCCATGATTCACTATCACCATTTAGATATTGCTGATTCTATGGCCAAGCTTGCCGATCGTACACGAGCTAATATCGCCTTTACCTTTGCTCCTAACAATGCAGCACTAAGTACGTTACTTACCCTTGGTAGTTTATTTCCTCGTAGCGATCGGTCACCGTTTATTCAACCGATTTCGATAGATTCCCTCACCAGGACTTTTAGTCAGCATGATGGTCTAGCTGATTGGGCGCCAGTAAGCACTCAAAAAGTACAGCGCGCTTTTTATTTTTCACAGGCTATGCGTCTCAGTAAGAAGCAGGCTAAGCAAAATACGGCGCGATAG
- the bchF gene encoding 2-vinyl bacteriochlorophyllide hydratase, which translates to MEKTYKPLYTPEERVRRDETKWTLVQGILAPVQFLVFLVSLYLVLRFLWTGEGESAANISVVVKTLTLYTIMLTGCIWEKVVFNCYLFAPAFFWEDVFSMLVLLLHTLYLVALATGYLDQYQLMILALAAYATYVINAGQFIWKLRMARLDQEKRQRESQLGAEAIRLEASQAASINSSQASLTGLSMDEAEELHRNLVQGTQFFGFIAIIAHLLAYIYSPWLK; encoded by the coding sequence ATGGAAAAAACATATAAGCCACTTTACACCCCAGAGGAAAGGGTAAGAAGAGACGAGACTAAATGGACCTTGGTCCAAGGAATCTTAGCGCCTGTTCAATTTTTGGTTTTTTTAGTGAGCTTATATTTAGTGCTGCGTTTTTTGTGGACAGGAGAAGGGGAGTCCGCAGCAAATATCTCGGTGGTGGTGAAAACCTTAACGCTCTACACCATCATGCTTACTGGATGCATTTGGGAAAAAGTGGTTTTCAATTGCTACTTATTTGCACCGGCATTCTTCTGGGAAGATGTCTTCAGTATGTTGGTATTGCTTTTGCACACTTTATATCTAGTGGCTTTAGCAACAGGATACTTAGATCAATATCAATTAATGATTTTGGCATTAGCTGCATACGCAACTTATGTGATCAATGCAGGCCAATTTATTTGGAAGTTGCGGATGGCGCGCTTAGATCAGGAGAAGAGGCAGCGCGAGTCTCAGCTTGGCGCTGAGGCTATTCGCCTTGAAGCTAGTCAAGCAGCAAGTATTAATAGCTCTCAAGCCAGCTTAACCGGCTTAAGTATGGATGAGGCGGAAGAGTTGCATCGCAATCTAGTTCAAGGGACACAATTTTTTGGATTTATAGCAATCATTGCGCATCTCCTTGCCTATATATATTCCCCTTGGTTGAAATAA
- a CDS encoding B12-binding domain-containing protein, which translates to MSESLKKTFQSNLGELDNTEMMLWLNKTIESEIIPRLLMGHKLVSANGLNGAETEIEVKQSEIVDFCQTLIDGPVEDCFSFIERMKKSGHSLISLYVNLIPASTRRLQVLWENDENSFTEVTLALGRAQNLIHQLSPIFVNQSNFSEFQGNALLVNVPGSQHTLGILMLGEFFKLAGWNATVEIEISSEELKDRIRLQACDLVAISVSTEAQWDTMESLLKEIKIVSKNKEILTMVGGPLFDFKPELVSACSADVCTLTAEEAIIRVSDLLSQRNRLN; encoded by the coding sequence TTGTCGGAATCGCTGAAAAAAACATTTCAATCTAATTTAGGCGAATTAGATAATACTGAAATGATGCTGTGGCTCAATAAAACAATCGAGTCCGAAATCATCCCCCGCTTACTCATGGGGCATAAATTAGTTTCCGCCAATGGTTTAAATGGCGCTGAAACTGAGATTGAGGTGAAGCAGTCTGAAATTGTCGACTTTTGCCAAACATTAATAGATGGGCCAGTAGAGGACTGCTTCTCCTTTATAGAACGCATGAAAAAATCGGGGCATTCTCTTATCTCCCTATACGTAAATCTCATCCCAGCTTCTACCAGGCGCTTACAAGTGCTTTGGGAGAACGATGAAAACAGTTTTACGGAGGTTACATTAGCCCTTGGGCGCGCTCAGAACCTGATTCACCAGCTTAGCCCCATCTTTGTAAATCAAAGCAATTTCAGTGAGTTTCAGGGAAATGCCCTTCTTGTTAATGTGCCGGGATCACAGCACACCCTAGGCATCTTAATGTTGGGAGAGTTTTTCAAACTAGCCGGCTGGAATGCAACGGTTGAAATTGAAATTTCTAGCGAAGAGTTAAAGGACCGTATTCGCTTGCAAGCCTGTGATTTAGTTGCTATTTCTGTCTCAACTGAGGCTCAGTGGGATACAATGGAATCGTTGCTGAAAGAAATAAAAATAGTCTCAAAAAATAAAGAGATATTGACGATGGTGGGTGGCCCGTTATTCGACTTCAAACCTGAGCTAGTCAGCGCTTGCTCTGCAGATGTGTGCACTCTTACCGCAGAAGAAGCCATTATCAGAGTTTCTGACCTGTTATCACAAAGAAATCGTTTGAATTAA
- the ppsR gene encoding transcriptional regulator PpsR, translating to MTTSLQPHNLFQNLSSEELSHLAQASADISFVLDDSGSIQDIYSHKQSLAKHIPDDLIGKKWLEVVEPDSRKKVQYLLDDANQDNISKFRQINLSSNAKDTSLPIMCASIKALSNQKIIVIGRDLAEIAQLQQDLVIAQKQISQNFLQINQLEERFRSIFEIGSESIIILQADDGYPIVEMNSNAIKQLLVAKKDCVGRSFLSLLPADELGKVTSFFQEMLEIGESRELDTSFVGGKKIQISASSFTNSGKLHLLLNLKPLDHTQANLLMESDSLTVKAIENNAYGFVVCTPDGQILKANKAFIKLSNTKSEQELIGTSIQKYLGSETADFDRMMQSLKGRASAQSCISSISNNNSNFKLVDISAVSVAHPRACIGMIFRQMDSRENKVKRIDKKLVRSSEELSMLVGKVPLKDILTETTDLIEELCIKAALDLSNDNRVSASEILGLSRQSLYIKLRKYGLVDSDIKAID from the coding sequence ATGACCACCTCACTGCAACCACATAATCTCTTTCAGAACTTAAGCAGTGAAGAGCTTAGCCATTTAGCGCAAGCATCTGCGGATATCTCTTTTGTATTAGATGACTCCGGATCAATTCAAGACATCTACTCCCATAAACAAAGCTTAGCCAAGCATATTCCAGACGACCTCATTGGGAAAAAATGGTTGGAGGTAGTTGAACCTGACAGCAGAAAAAAAGTTCAGTACTTGTTAGACGATGCCAATCAAGACAATATTTCCAAATTTAGACAAATTAATCTCTCTAGCAATGCGAAAGATACATCGCTGCCCATAATGTGTGCCTCAATCAAGGCGCTATCGAATCAAAAGATCATTGTTATTGGCAGAGATCTTGCGGAAATCGCTCAGCTACAACAAGATTTGGTTATAGCTCAGAAACAGATTAGTCAAAACTTTCTACAAATCAATCAGCTAGAAGAGCGTTTTCGCTCTATCTTTGAAATTGGATCTGAATCCATCATCATTCTTCAAGCAGACGATGGATATCCAATTGTCGAGATGAATAGCAATGCTATTAAGCAACTGTTGGTTGCCAAAAAAGATTGCGTTGGAAGATCGTTTCTATCTCTTCTACCTGCCGATGAACTCGGCAAAGTAACTAGTTTTTTTCAAGAGATGCTCGAAATAGGCGAGTCGAGAGAATTGGATACTTCTTTTGTTGGCGGCAAAAAAATTCAAATCAGTGCAAGCTCTTTTACCAATAGCGGGAAACTCCACTTACTATTGAATCTCAAGCCACTGGACCATACTCAAGCAAACCTCTTGATGGAGTCCGACTCTCTCACTGTTAAGGCCATTGAAAATAATGCCTACGGTTTTGTCGTTTGCACTCCGGATGGTCAGATTCTAAAAGCCAATAAAGCCTTTATCAAATTAAGCAATACCAAGAGCGAACAAGAATTAATTGGCACCTCTATACAAAAGTATCTAGGTTCAGAAACGGCGGATTTTGATCGGATGATGCAATCCCTTAAGGGAAGAGCTAGTGCTCAATCCTGCATCTCCTCGATTAGTAACAATAATAGTAACTTTAAATTGGTCGATATATCAGCGGTATCTGTAGCTCATCCACGCGCCTGTATTGGCATGATCTTTCGTCAAATGGATTCGAGAGAAAATAAAGTTAAACGCATAGATAAAAAACTAGTACGCAGCTCTGAGGAATTGTCCATGTTGGTTGGCAAGGTTCCCTTAAAGGATATTCTTACCGAGACCACTGACTTAATTGAGGAGCTCTGCATTAAAGCCGCTTTAGATTTAAGTAATGACAACCGCGTTTCAGCGTCTGAAATCTTGGGCTTATCACGCCAAAGCCTATACATTAAATTACGAAAATACGGCTTAGTAGATAGCGATATTAAGGCTATTGATTAG
- a CDS encoding spheroidene monooxygenase yields MNGQVALMVLVDIQLSAKISGILRLMFARLGLWKTPGLKFYKHMGSGKNGGFSIHPSGTHQALFCVFQDMDSLEQFYQSSRLIRWYRAHAQDFFSVKLKAYSIKGQWSGFAPHITAEAPSSGPIVSITRASIKPLYCVSFWRKQPAAEISLEQSSGCIIAAGVGEAPFFRQATFTIWESQAAMDQYARHGAHQNAIRASLSGHYFSESMFSRYIPFDADGSWKGRTLV; encoded by the coding sequence ATGAACGGCCAAGTTGCCTTAATGGTTTTGGTTGATATCCAATTATCAGCAAAAATCAGCGGTATTCTCAGACTCATGTTTGCCCGCCTAGGGCTCTGGAAGACTCCAGGACTGAAATTCTATAAACATATGGGCTCAGGAAAAAATGGTGGCTTCTCGATTCATCCAAGCGGAACTCATCAGGCACTATTTTGCGTTTTTCAAGACATGGACAGCCTAGAACAGTTTTATCAATCCTCTAGATTAATTCGCTGGTATAGGGCACATGCTCAAGATTTTTTTTCAGTCAAACTGAAGGCATATTCGATTAAAGGCCAATGGTCAGGTTTTGCTCCACATATAACAGCTGAAGCACCCTCTTCCGGTCCGATCGTATCGATTACTAGAGCATCCATTAAGCCGCTATATTGCGTTTCCTTTTGGCGAAAGCAACCTGCCGCAGAAATCTCTCTTGAACAATCATCAGGTTGCATTATTGCTGCCGGCGTTGGTGAAGCCCCTTTCTTTCGACAAGCGACTTTTACTATTTGGGAGTCCCAAGCGGCGATGGATCAATATGCCCGGCATGGCGCCCACCAAAATGCAATACGCGCTTCCTTAAGTGGCCATTATTTTTCTGAGTCCATGTTTTCGCGCTACATCCCTTTTGATGCCGATGGCAGTTGGAAAGGACGCACTCTTGTCTAA
- the crtD gene encoding 1-hydroxycarotenoid 3,4-desaturase CrtD — protein sequence MSKPPVIIVGGGIGGLSCALDLASSGVEVILIEKEEQLGGKIRQLNCSSDPTSPALIDSGPTVFTMRWVFDALFQKAGTTLESELNITKLEVLARHAWSKDERLDLFANADQSAEAIKTFSSAAEADRFLQFSKQCRKLYRALEKPYMLSEKPSFGGMITDLGISGSKVLYEIGLFNSLWKSLGDYFHDPRLRQLFGRYATYCGSSPYQAPATLMLIADVEAQGVWAIEGGMYSLVKALQKLAQDKGVKLVTGQACEEILIERGRASGVRLADGTSIKAQAVIFNGDLAALQTGLLNPSSKQSLNAKMTPPSPTKRSLSAVTWSINAKTDGFPLVRHNVFFNQDYRAEFDDIFQKQRLPKKPTVYVCAQDQGDTYQASLKSQRLLCLVNAPAKGDQSEFSTQEIDACERETFNLLQQCGLNIDLDSAICQRTTPSLFNQLFPATGGALYGQANHGWMETFGRASAQSPIPGLYLAGGSVHPGPGVPMAALSGRMAAATLMDHLGLIKLSGRTLISGGTSML from the coding sequence TTGTCTAAACCACCGGTCATTATTGTCGGCGGCGGCATTGGTGGCTTAAGTTGCGCACTTGATCTGGCGTCTTCTGGCGTAGAAGTGATTCTGATTGAAAAAGAGGAGCAACTAGGAGGCAAGATTCGGCAATTAAATTGCTCTAGCGATCCCACCTCTCCTGCGCTGATAGACTCTGGCCCTACTGTCTTCACCATGCGCTGGGTTTTTGATGCACTCTTTCAAAAAGCGGGCACCACCTTAGAGTCTGAATTAAATATTACTAAGTTAGAAGTCCTGGCTCGTCATGCTTGGAGCAAAGATGAGCGGCTAGATTTATTTGCTAATGCAGATCAATCAGCAGAAGCGATCAAGACATTTTCTTCAGCAGCGGAAGCAGATCGCTTTCTTCAATTTTCCAAGCAATGTCGAAAACTCTATCGAGCACTTGAAAAACCTTACATGCTTTCTGAAAAGCCCAGCTTTGGAGGCATGATTACTGATCTTGGAATATCTGGGTCTAAGGTCTTATACGAGATTGGCTTATTTAATAGCTTATGGAAATCACTCGGTGACTACTTCCATGACCCCAGATTGCGCCAATTGTTTGGAAGGTATGCGACCTATTGCGGATCATCCCCCTATCAAGCTCCTGCGACTTTAATGCTGATTGCCGATGTTGAGGCGCAAGGGGTATGGGCAATTGAGGGGGGTATGTACAGCCTAGTCAAAGCCCTTCAGAAGTTAGCGCAAGATAAAGGTGTCAAACTGGTGACTGGCCAAGCTTGTGAAGAAATCTTAATAGAGCGAGGTCGTGCCAGTGGGGTGAGATTAGCTGATGGCACCAGTATTAAAGCCCAAGCAGTCATTTTTAATGGTGACCTGGCTGCGCTTCAAACAGGTTTACTCAACCCCTCTAGCAAACAATCATTAAATGCCAAAATGACTCCGCCTAGCCCTACCAAAAGGTCGCTTTCTGCTGTTACCTGGTCGATCAATGCGAAAACAGATGGCTTTCCTTTGGTCAGACATAATGTGTTTTTTAATCAAGACTATCGTGCTGAGTTTGATGACATTTTTCAAAAGCAACGCCTTCCTAAAAAGCCAACGGTTTACGTATGTGCACAAGATCAAGGCGATACATATCAAGCCAGTTTGAAATCACAAAGACTGCTATGCCTAGTCAATGCACCAGCAAAGGGCGATCAGTCAGAATTTAGTACGCAAGAAATCGACGCATGTGAACGCGAAACTTTTAATCTTCTACAACAGTGTGGTCTTAATATCGACTTGGATAGCGCAATATGCCAACGTACAACGCCCTCTCTTTTCAATCAACTCTTTCCAGCAACGGGGGGAGCTCTATACGGCCAAGCCAATCATGGCTGGATGGAAACTTTTGGGCGAGCTTCAGCGCAAAGCCCGATTCCAGGCCTTTATCTAGCGGGGGGCAGCGTACATCCAGGGCCGGGAGTGCCAATGGCAGCACTATCGGGACGAATGGCGGCCGCAACTCTGATGGATCACCTCGGTTTGATCAAGCTGTCGGGCAGAACGCTTATCTCTGGTGGTACATCGATGCTCTAA